The window CTACAAGAAACGAAAAATCATCGGGCGCCAGTTTTTCAATGGTCTTGGTTGTCACCATTTTCTCGTCAGCCAGCTTCTCTACCACCCGGCTCAACAGGATAACGTAGAAATAACCAGGATTTTCCCGGACCCGGGCATCCTGATACACAGCCAGCAGGTCCTTCACCCGGATGAGACGCATGGTTCCAATAATCCGACTTCCCATGGAAGGCGTAAATCCTGTCCCTTTGGGCAGGGAAAAACGAAACTCTGTTTTCACTATTTCTGCCCCCCCTTCACCGCAAGCCCCTGAGCCGAGAACCATCGGGAAAGGAAGTCGTTCATCTCCTGAAGAACCTCCACTCCCAGCGTTTCGAAAGCAAACTCTTCCTGCAATGCCGCTACTGCCTGGGCCTGATGTTTCTTGAGATCCTCGGGAAGTTCCAAAGAAAAAAGCCCGTTTGTTTCGTCATAATGCACGTACATTTCCTTTTATCCTTTCCTTGCGACGTTATAATTCCAGATTGCTGAACCGCCCCGCATCCCCGGAAGGCCGGGGAGCCGTAGCGGTCGGTTCCGGAGTTTTTCGCACCGGAACGTTTCCTTCTCCCGGCGTGATTTCATGTTTCCGCGAGCCAATCGTCACCCAGACCGATCCACCATCAACACTGAACTGATCCAGCTCTTTCAGGTTCAAGCGGGTCTTGAGAAGTCTGAAAAGACTTGGAAAATCACGAGCCTGGGTGATGTCTCGACCAAGAGAATCGGGTGTGTTCTCCGGAACTGTTCCGTGAATAGCAGGGTCCTGAACCTCCTCGACAAGCATCATCGCCAAAGCATCCCTCAGGCTCTCGGCATCGAGATCCTCCAGGGCTGCCAAAAGTTCTTCTTTTTTTCGTTCCATACCGTTTTTCCTCCCATGCCCGGATACTGAACAGTGCAGGTTGGGGCCACCCTCGCATTCCCAAAAAATGGTGTTTTCCTGTGAAACATACTCCCAGCTTTGCCGATTGAAGGAACACTGGATAAAACAAGCCCCTTCCAGCGTCCCTTCCCGGAACACATCGCCTTCAAAAGAGCACTGGATAAAAAGAGCCTTTCCAAAAGATGCCTGGTGGAACCCTGCTACGCCCTCTTCCGGTGATACGCGAAACCGGCAACGATAGAAAACACTCCCGTCAAAACGAGTCTTCCAGGATTCGAAATCCTCCAGAAAGCAGGCGTTCAACCGAGCATTCCGGGCGTTATTACTGTTCAGAACACAGCGCCTGATGATTCCCTGATCGGCACGGACACCCTCCAGGGAGGTCCGTGTCAAAACACATGCGTCCAGCACGGTTTCTGTCATCCTCGTCCTGTCCAGAAAAAGCCGCTGCATGGAACACCGAAAAAACTCGCAATTCTGAAAAGCTCCCCCGGAAAAGATCGCCTCGTTCAGAATACTCTCCCGAAAAGCCACATCCCTCCATTCACCCTGGGGAAAGGAGGCCCCGCTCACATCGTTCGAGATGATCTGCCATCCCACGGCCTCACCCTTCACCAGCTCCCATTCATGAAGCAGAACAGGGAGACTCCTGGCGGGGAAAACCGGCATTCCTAAAGCCCTCCGTCGAGCGGATAAATTTGAACAGTATCCTGAGATGTATCCCCGGGAAGCGTCAGGCCGGTATAGAGGTTCTCAAGATAGAGTTGATTCTCGTGACCACAATGAGGACATTCGACAGTTGCCATTCGTTCTGCCTCACCGTTCATATCCTTGTAGAGAAGCTGCAGATACAGGAAATCCGCTTCAAAGAGTTCCCCAATCAACTCTTCCGTAACGGAGTCGTAATCACCCAGCCTGGTGATAACCCGCGAGAGAAGCAGAACGTCCCGAAACGCAGCGATATGGCGAATTTTTTCATGAGTCTGAATTGCCAACTCGTCACCAGTGGTGGCCTGTCGAATACGCCCCTTCCGGTGGACCTTCTGGTGTTCGTCAACGTAGCCCAGAGGGAGAAAAAATTCCCGTTCCATCATTCCCCCCCCCGGGAAAACCCGTCGATCTGGTTAGTCCGGGATAAGTCGTCCTTGTAGTACTCCGACGTTTTTTCCCGTTCGACAACGATTCCCAGTTCTTCCTCGATATCCTTCGTGAGTTGAACACACCGGGATCCGTTAACCCCCTCAACCTTTATGGACACCTCCCCATCCTTGTCGATAACGATCTCTAGTTCGTGTCTGTCTGCCATCGTAATTCTCCTTCTTCCCTGGTTACGTAAGTTCCAGCAAGCGATCCTTGCTTTCATCCTCTTCGAAACACTGCAGACTTGCCCGTCGTGCACGAAGTTTGGCCCATTCGCGAATCTCGCTTATTCGATCCCCCATGGTCTGGGAGAGAGGGATCATGGAAGAGGTTGCCGCCTGGAGCCCGTCGGTCGAAATATCCTGATGCTTGTCAAAGGCATCGTAGAGAGAGGAGATTACCACCTCCTCGATCTCCGACCCCGAATACCCCGTTGTCTGTCGTGACAGAAGGTCAAGAGAAAACTTCTGGGGATCGCGTTTTCTTTTTTCCAGATGAATCCGAAAAATTTCTTCCCGTTCCGCCCGGTTCGGGAGATCAATGTAGAAAATCTCATCAAACCGCCCTTTCCTCAGCAATTCGGGAGGAAGAGCCGAGATATCGTTGGAGGTGGCCACAACAAAAACCGCACTCTTTTTTTCCTGGAGCCACGTAAGAAAGGTTCCAAACACTCTAGCGGACGTACCCGAATCACCGGAACTTCCTCCGCCCATTCCGGCGAACCCCTTTTCAAGCTCATCGAGCCACAGGATAGACGGAGCAATCGATTCTGCTGTCTGAATCGCCTTGCGGACATTCTCTTCGCTGCTTCCCACAAGGCTGGAAAAGACCTTTCCCATATCCAGTTTCAACAGAGGGATCTGCCACAAGCTGCTGATCGCCTTGGCAGTGAGCGATTTTCCACATCCGGGAATACCGATCAGAAGCACGCCCTTGGGCTGGGGGAGCCCGAAATCTCTTGCCTCGTCGGTGAAGGCAAGACTTCTCTTTTTCAGCCATTCCTTGAGATATTCCAGCCCCCCGATCTCTGTCATTTCTTCCTGCGCCTGGTAATATTCGAGGACACCCGACTTGCGGATAATTTGTTCCTTCTCGCTTAAAATTATACCGACATCAAAATGCCCTGTTTGAACCAGCGATTTGGCAAAGACATTTTCTGCCTCCTCTGCAGTAAGCCCCAGAGCTGCATCGATAACTTTTTCTCTGTTTATGTCGCTGCCGCCCGTGGGGTCTCCACCAACAGACCGGCAGATACCATCGATTATTCCACCAATCTCGTCCTTTCCGGGGAGATCATAATCGATGACACTTATTTCCTTTTCCATCTCTGGCGGTATCTTGAGAATCGACGACAAGAGCAAGACATTTTTTACCGTTGTTTTTAGTTCTCCGTTTACATCGCGGAGTTTTCGCACCACCACAGGATCGTTCAGGAAGGGATGAAAGTCTTTCACCACAAAGAGCCCTTTCACATCAAGCTCCATAATATAGTCCAATACTTTCAGGGGCTCCCGGAGATCGGAAAGACGCGTTCCGTCATCACACTCTAACCCTTTGGTTATCGACCAGACAAAGCACCGCTTGCCTCGTTCCCGGGCAATCTCCTTCATCGTATCCTCAACACGTTTCTCTTCGCTGGAAACAACATATACCAGGGGATATCGGGCCCGAATCAGCACCGATATTCTCTCTTTTACCGACAATTCTGTCTGTTTCATGTCCATCCTTCCGGAAAGCCGGTCACAGTAACCAGCCCCTCGTTGTCTATGGAAAATTCTATTTCCCCCTCTTCCGAAGAGGAGTCTTTCGATCTATCCGAATCGTCAAAATCGATACCATCACCCAGAATGTGAACCCGTTGATTGCCCGATCCCGCCCAGCGATGGTTGGGAGGAACATCTTTCAGGTACGGCCCATCTATCAAGATATCAGCAACCGATAGCAAATCAATCCAGTCTTCTTTCCCGCTTCTTTCTATTTCATCTATTAAATACCCTGTATAGACCAGCACAGAGAGCCCCCGAGCCCGTATCGCTTCGCCGAGCATCGCCAGCGGGGCAGCCTGCAGGAACGGTTCTCCCCCGGAAAAGGTGACGCCTTCTATTTCCCTCTGCGGCAGCCAGTCCAGGACATCCGAAACCGCCACACTTTCCCCCCCCGTCGCTGGCAGAGCCTCGGGATTAAAGCACCCTGGACAGGACCGATTACATCCCTGGAGCCACAGTACACTCCGAACCCCCGGACCATTCACCCTGGACCGGGAAAGAAAAGAGTGAATATTCATACATTGAGAACGAGACACTCCTGCCTTAGACATCCAAACACTCCCACATCAAAATACTCCCCATCACCGGGTACAAAGGCCCACTCACGAAGGGTTCCCTCTTTTGCAAATCCAAAAGATCGTATCGTTGTCTCCATAGGCCCTGACTCGACCAGCACCGAAAGGCGACGCAGGTGGAGGACAAGAAAAGCGTACTGCACAAGGCACTTGAGGGGTTCTGCAAGAATTTTCCGCTGTTGCTGGTCCCGGGACGCCCACCAGAAAAGCTGGGCACGGCCATTCCAGGGAGATATCCGGTCAAGTCCCAAGAGAAACTCTTCTGAATGTCCGCCGGAAGAGTTTTCTTCGGGGACACAGCGCAGCAGGAAGGCCTCTTCTGTAGCTACCCGCTCTTCCAGACCTGCCAAAGCCGATTCAGGACGAAGAGGGTTCCATACCGCACCATCGCATCCAACCAGGGAAGATTCCCATTCGCCTGAGTTCAATCGATCGGAGAGAGAGTTTTTCATGGACGGGCTCCATACCTCCAGGCTTACCCCCCGGTGTTTTCCTCCTATCATTGTCACCCTCCCTAGACCGTATTCCGTGATCCCGAGAAACTCGTAGTGAATCCTGTACCCGAGACAAGTCGATGCTTTACCTCACGAAGCAGATAAGGGCCGGAAAACCGCCCTCCCAATTCTTTTACCTCCAAGGTGGCACCCGCTTTGATCCGATAGTTTCCTTCGCAGGAACCGCTGCCGCAAATAAGTCCGAAGGAATTTCGTGTGAGCATATCCATGGCCAACCGTTCGGCCTCTACCGTGTCCTGCACCCGGGGATCCACCACAACTGTCTCGGATGGGCCGAACGCTTCCATCACCACTTCGCCACCCAGCAAGCCATCACCCACTCGATAGGAGATGTCAGCAACCTTCGCCTCGCCGAGGATCCCTTCGCCGGAATCAGCATTCCAGGAGTGAACCGCCACCCCGGTCCATTGCTGTGTGGTGTCCATGTGTGCAGAAAAATCAAGGAGTGTTTTTTCCCATTCCACGATGACATCGGCTCCCTCTTCGACGATGGGCTTGATCTGAACACAGGTTCCCTGCGCCCGAACGCTGCACCCATGGCGAGAGGCGATCTCCATAATCAGATCAAAATCACTGCTGTTCTGCTGGGTCGTGTACGCGTAATGTGTCCCCAAGCCGTCGCAATCACCTTCCAGGCCGTGACGATCCAGGATCAGCTGAACAATGTCGGCATCGGCCATATCAGCAAAGGTTGCCGTTCTTCGGAGCCGTCTTAACCGGTGCAGCACATCGTGACAGACAATTGTCGTGGTATCGTCGGTGTTCCTGGTATACTGCGCCCGAAGACCCGTTATCTCACCGTTGAATACTTCTTGAATATCATCTTTGGTTCCCAAATGAACCGACACCTGCTGCCCCTCGGAAAACTCGGAGCTATCAGCCCACTGTCGTTCCGCATCAGACAACACGATCTGACAGGCCGACGGAGCATCGACCCGGTCGGTAACAAGAACCTGTTTCACCGATGCCTCCTGTTCAATCGCCAGACGTGTCCCGTTTATATACACTATGAAATAGGGAACAAGCTTCTCGTAATCTGAACTCACCGTGAACTCCTTGAGAAATCAGCAATTAATACAGAGGAGGAAGCCGCAGGGGCGTCCCGACCTCCACGTTCATGGGGTCGTCGATACCGTTTGCATCGGCAATAACACGCCATTGGGCAGGATCCTCATACTCCCTGGCTGAAAGGGAGGACAGGCTTTCCCCTTCCTGGAGAATGATCCGCTTTGTGTGATCCGACGAATGGCGAGGTTTTTCCTTGATTTGACTTGCCGCACTGGAATATTCCTTGAAGAGCACCTTCAGAATTGCCCTCACCGGAGTGCCGTCATTCAGGAACATCGTGAACCGTTGCACGAGATCCTCCAGAACACACCGAAACTGCAGGTTTCCCCAGGTGAAGAGCAACAAGGGGGGTCTGTGCTGATCGGCATTCACCAGCATGAGCTCCTCGATCTTGTCCGTGAAGGCCCTTACATCAGACTTTTCTTCCGAGGTATCAAAGAAGAGCTCCATGGACAATCGCTTTCGTTCACCCAGCGTAAACTCGACGGCGGGAGAGTCCAGCCCCTGTATTTCCTGTTCTTTCCAGGGCGTCCGCTTCTCGATAATGTACTCTTTCGGATTGAACAGGACCCCAACATCCTCATTTGTATCAAGATTATGTATCACCGCTTTTTCCAAAGCCATTCTGTTCTCCTTTTTCCGCTATCCCAGCATTAAACCTTCATGGGTAATCTCTATCCGCTCCACAGCACACCCATGGGCCTCTGTACCCAACCGGGGGCCCACATAGCGGCAAGGCAGCGCCCGGAAAAAGTTCCACCGCTTCACCTCATCACCATTCGTCCCGAAAAGAACAACCGAACCATCGCGTCGCTCTATCGGTTCGTCGGACATGACCGTCTTGACGTACCAGTCATAGAGATCGGTATTATCGGTCAGCCCGTTTTCCAGAACCAGGTTGGGAAACCGGGTTCGGCCCAGAAATTTGTGGACCGAACCGTTCAGCCCACCCTCTTCAACCTCGTACACATAGGTCTCTGCCTCCAACCCTTCACAACGAAAGAACTTGGCTCGCTGGATCCCTTCAATTTCGATTGTGAAATACGATGCCAGATAGGAATCATTCCGTTCTGTCGATCCCGACATATCTCCACTCCTCCTTCGCTAATTTTCATCAAGGGTTACCTTGACATGTTCTCGCTCCGCACAGAGAGTCACAACAATGAACTCAGCAGGCCGTGCAATACACACTCCCACCTGAACCGTTACAATTCCTGCGTCTCTGTTTTCAGGGGGATTCAGCTCTTCGTCACAACGCACGAAGAAAGCCTCTTCGGCCACCGCCCCGGCAAGGTAACCCTTGCGCCATAAATCAATCAGAAAGGCCACGACATGACGGGTTAAACGCTTCCGCAGGGAGGTTGTATTGGGCTCGAATACTGCCCAGTGAGTGCCCTCTTTCAGGGCAGTGAGAATGCGTGAAAATGTTCTGCGGACGTTTATATACCGCCATTCTGTATCCGACGAGAGAGTCCTCGCTCCCCAGATTTTTATTCCCCTGCCCGGAACCGCGCACAGCGTGTTTAATCCCAGAGAATAAAGAAACTCGACATCTCCTTTCTCTAAAGGAGAGTCCAGCGCGATAACCCCCGGAAGGAACTGATTTGCAGGAGCATGAAAGACACCCTTTTCTCGATCCATTCGTGCGTAGACACCTGACACATGCCCCGAAACAGGAACACTGAAGAGTGCCACGCCACCCTGGTCTTCAGGATCAAGCATGCGAACCCGGGGGTAATACATGGCCGCAAAGGCAGAGTCGAATTTTCTTACATACCGGGCAAGTTCCATCCCCGGATCAAGGGGAGGCGCGTCAAGCACCGCGAAACGGTCGGGAAAACGCTCGGCCTGATCAACCAGAGCCTTTTGAACGGTGAAAAAATGATTCAGCCCCCTGGGGGTTCCTGCCTCATCACCGGCTACGCCAGGCTGTACAAGAAGAGTTGCATCGGGAGCACAGAGAAGCTTAACCTGGGGAAAAGCTTCAAAAGATCCAATTCCTGCATGATCATCGAGCCCCC of the Alkalispirochaeta americana genome contains:
- a CDS encoding pentapeptide repeat-containing protein: MPVFPARSLPVLLHEWELVKGEAVGWQIISNDVSGASFPQGEWRDVAFRESILNEAIFSGGAFQNCEFFRCSMQRLFLDRTRMTETVLDACVLTRTSLEGVRADQGIIRRCVLNSNNARNARLNACFLEDFESWKTRFDGSVFYRCRFRVSPEEGVAGFHQASFGKALFIQCSFEGDVFREGTLEGACFIQCSFNRQSWEYVSQENTIFWECEGGPNLHCSVSGHGRKNGMERKKEELLAALEDLDAESLRDALAMMLVEEVQDPAIHGTVPENTPDSLGRDITQARDFPSLFRLLKTRLNLKELDQFSVDGGSVWVTIGSRKHEITPGEGNVPVRKTPEPTATAPRPSGDAGRFSNLEL
- a CDS encoding DUF2997 domain-containing protein produces the protein MADRHELEIVIDKDGEVSIKVEGVNGSRCVQLTKDIEEELGIVVEREKTSEYYKDDLSRTNQIDGFSRGGE
- a CDS encoding AAA family ATPase — protein: MKQTELSVKERISVLIRARYPLVYVVSSEEKRVEDTMKEIARERGKRCFVWSITKGLECDDGTRLSDLREPLKVLDYIMELDVKGLFVVKDFHPFLNDPVVVRKLRDVNGELKTTVKNVLLLSSILKIPPEMEKEISVIDYDLPGKDEIGGIIDGICRSVGGDPTGGSDINREKVIDAALGLTAEEAENVFAKSLVQTGHFDVGIILSEKEQIIRKSGVLEYYQAQEEMTEIGGLEYLKEWLKKRSLAFTDEARDFGLPQPKGVLLIGIPGCGKSLTAKAISSLWQIPLLKLDMGKVFSSLVGSSEENVRKAIQTAESIAPSILWLDELEKGFAGMGGGSSGDSGTSARVFGTFLTWLQEKKSAVFVVATSNDISALPPELLRKGRFDEIFYIDLPNRAEREEIFRIHLEKRKRDPQKFSLDLLSRQTTGYSGSEIEEVVISSLYDAFDKHQDISTDGLQAATSSMIPLSQTMGDRISEIREWAKLRARRASLQCFEEDESKDRLLELT
- a CDS encoding 4Fe-4S single cluster domain-containing protein, which produces MSKAGVSRSQCMNIHSFLSRSRVNGPGVRSVLWLQGCNRSCPGCFNPEALPATGGESVAVSDVLDWLPQREIEGVTFSGGEPFLQAAPLAMLGEAIRARGLSVLVYTGYLIDEIERSGKEDWIDLLSVADILIDGPYLKDVPPNHRWAGSGNQRVHILGDGIDFDDSDRSKDSSSEEGEIEFSIDNEGLVTVTGFPEGWT
- a CDS encoding GNAT family N-acetyltransferase translates to MIGGKHRGVSLEVWSPSMKNSLSDRLNSGEWESSLVGCDGAVWNPLRPESALAGLEERVATEEAFLLRCVPEENSSGGHSEEFLLGLDRISPWNGRAQLFWWASRDQQQRKILAEPLKCLVQYAFLVLHLRRLSVLVESGPMETTIRSFGFAKEGTLREWAFVPGDGEYFDVGVFGCLRQECLVLNV
- a CDS encoding phage late control D family protein, producing MSSDYEKLVPYFIVYINGTRLAIEQEASVKQVLVTDRVDAPSACQIVLSDAERQWADSSEFSEGQQVSVHLGTKDDIQEVFNGEITGLRAQYTRNTDDTTTIVCHDVLHRLRRLRRTATFADMADADIVQLILDRHGLEGDCDGLGTHYAYTTQQNSSDFDLIMEIASRHGCSVRAQGTCVQIKPIVEEGADVIVEWEKTLLDFSAHMDTTQQWTGVAVHSWNADSGEGILGEAKVADISYRVGDGLLGGEVVMEAFGPSETVVVDPRVQDTVEAERLAMDMLTRNSFGLICGSGSCEGNYRIKAGATLEVKELGGRFSGPYLLREVKHRLVSGTGFTTSFSGSRNTV
- a CDS encoding CIS tube protein yields the protein MALEKAVIHNLDTNEDVGVLFNPKEYIIEKRTPWKEQEIQGLDSPAVEFTLGERKRLSMELFFDTSEEKSDVRAFTDKIEELMLVNADQHRPPLLLFTWGNLQFRCVLEDLVQRFTMFLNDGTPVRAILKVLFKEYSSAASQIKEKPRHSSDHTKRIILQEGESLSSLSAREYEDPAQWRVIADANGIDDPMNVEVGTPLRLPPLY
- a CDS encoding phage tail protein, with translation MSGSTERNDSYLASYFTIEIEGIQRAKFFRCEGLEAETYVYEVEEGGLNGSVHKFLGRTRFPNLVLENGLTDNTDLYDWYVKTVMSDEPIERRDGSVVLFGTNGDEVKRWNFFRALPCRYVGPRLGTEAHGCAVERIEITHEGLMLG
- a CDS encoding phage tail sheath family protein, producing MGIRSVDIPGIYFDSPVHRSNAVRIDTRTVAGFVGVSEKGPVQSPQVIRDFREYQKIFGGFSSPGALAHAVYGYFSAGGTECVVVRVASQNESGGVAPAQLPVPDQRGKISFFLEALSPGVWGNYIAARLWYGIDRAAGVSRVISEGGVFHTDQEMNLAPGMWVRLRCGSESCFREVKKADRGRCSVRYPLPESFRLPGVSVGVEIVRLNLSISNGTKTEDYLDVSLDAEDPRCLEQLVNRNSGLVRALNIRKHSFPCEITTTSFSGGRDGVAGLQPGDFTGWYRGLDDHAGIGSFEAFPQVKLLCAPDATLLVQPGVAGDEAGTPRGLNHFFTVQKALVDQAERFPDRFAVLDAPPLDPGMELARYVRKFDSAFAAMYYPRVRMLDPEDQGGVALFSVPVSGHVSGVYARMDREKGVFHAPANQFLPGVIALDSPLEKGDVEFLYSLGLNTLCAVPGRGIKIWGARTLSSDTEWRYINVRRTFSRILTALKEGTHWAVFEPNTTSLRKRLTRHVVAFLIDLWRKGYLAGAVAEEAFFVRCDEELNPPENRDAGIVTVQVGVCIARPAEFIVVTLCAEREHVKVTLDEN